The region ATCCTGACGAACTTCCACGTGGTCCGCCGTGCCCGCATCATCCACGTCACCCTGGCCAACGGCAAGACGTTCACCGCCCAGCTCTGGAACAGCACGCCCCAGTACGACCTGGCGGTGCTCAAGATCGACGCGCAAGACCTGCCCGTGCCCACCTTCGGCGATTCCAGCCGCCTCGACCTCGGACAGATGGCCATCGCCATCGGCTGCCCGCAGCGCTTCTCGTGGTCGATCACCATCGGCACCATCTCAGCTACCGGTCGCAAGGTCGAGATGCCGGAGATCACCTACCGCAACATGATCCAGACCGACGCCGCCATCAGCCCTGGCAGCTCAGGGGGCGCGCTGGTGAACTCGACCGGCGAGGTCATCGGCATCAACACCCTGGTCTACACGGGAACCAACGCCAACCACAACGCCCAGGGCCTCGGGTTTGCCATCGCCATCAACGACGCGCTCAAGATCGCCCAGTCGCTCGTGGGGCGCACCCGCATCGCGGCGCCGAAGTCAACGGGCGGCCCCTGGATCGGGCTCTCCGGCAAGGACGTGACATCCGACATGGCCGACATGTGGGACTTCAAGGTGAAGTCTGGGGTGCTCGTCACCGCCGTCACCGAGTCCGGGCCGGCCGCCAGCGCGGGCATCAAGCGCAACGACGTCATCACCGAGGTCGGTGGCACGCCGGTGCGCACCTTCAAGGACCTCACCCAGGCGCTCTCCAACCGCAAGCCGGGCGACACCCTCGAGCTCATCGTGTGGGCCAACGGCAAGGCGCGGCGCGCGGTCACGCTGAAGATCGAGGCCACGGCGCGCTGACGTCGCCAAGGGCCGCACTCGAGGCGCTCCTCGCCCCGCTCGGGGGCACCCCCCGCCTCATCGACGCTCCCGCGCACGCGCCACACGACGCGGCAATCCCGGTGGCAGACGATGCCCACGCTGACGCGATCATCGGGCTGCTGCGAAGCGATCGCCGGGTCGAGACCGTGGAGCGGGGTCCGGGACCCTTCGTGAACATCCGGTTCAGCGCGAGCGCATTTCTCGACGTCGCAACCGCGCTCTCGGCGCAAGCGGAGGGGCTGCCTCCCCCCCATAACGACCGAACCTGGCGGCGCGTCACCGACTTCCTGCGCATGGCGGCACGCGAGCACGGGCAGGCCGTCGTCGACCAGCAGCCGCTTCAGGTCGACGAGACCCGCCCGCTGCTGGCCCTGCTGGAGAGGGCGCTTTCGACGCGACGGTCAGACGTGCGCAATCGCGCTCTTGCGCAGGTTCGCCGGCAGGTCGACATCATGTACGCGGAGCGCTGTCTGCTGCGCGGAGAGGCTGCCTGCATCATCGAACGGGCCTGGGCCATGCAGGCGGTGGGCCATGCCGTGCGCTGGATCGCAAACGCATCGCCGCAACCCGGCGAGAGCCCCCTCTCAGAGGAGAACACAGGCGCGCAGGCCAAGGAATCCCCACCGACCCGCCTCAAAGGGATCACGTCGGAGAACGTTGAAAGCCGTTCGCGCAGAAGTTGACGAGTGTCGGGGGGCTCCGCCCCACGCGCTCCATTCACTCGGGAGGTGCACAC is a window of Pseudomonadota bacterium DNA encoding:
- a CDS encoding PDZ domain-containing protein; its protein translation is MMSPTMARSMRFVSTRTTSLFAPDAPPMVAARSREPSPSRQRLSGNGASGLRGQATDPCLGPGNDARRRARPRDRMNHMMNKRLLITALSLLLICALPAHARYAEGEQKAVEAVKRAKPSVVRIDTSHPAARNTGVGSGVVLRKDGFILTNFHVVRRARIIHVTLANGKTFTAQLWNSTPQYDLAVLKIDAQDLPVPTFGDSSRLDLGQMAIAIGCPQRFSWSITIGTISATGRKVEMPEITYRNMIQTDAAISPGSSGGALVNSTGEVIGINTLVYTGTNANHNAQGLGFAIAINDALKIAQSLVGRTRIAAPKSTGGPWIGLSGKDVTSDMADMWDFKVKSGVLVTAVTESGPAASAGIKRNDVITEVGGTPVRTFKDLTQALSNRKPGDTLELIVWANGKARRAVTLKIEATAR